A DNA window from Sphingomonas profundi contains the following coding sequences:
- the traU gene encoding conjugal transfer pilus assembly protein TraU, whose translation MTRGRNSARRCLSLLISALAVVTFAAPARAEGTPGKCTGHFVNPITDVCWSCLFPMSVGGLNIWPSIAGRPDTDNPDLPVCNCGLRVGIAMGFWEPVRLADVSMKPWCFVNLGGLKLDPGFDIGFKTIAGPSAVGGKAQNTSGWHVHWYAYPLLYWMEIVADFLCLEAGSIDILYITEVDPLWQDSELTAIINPEAVLFANPLALAACAADCIAATAKLPTDPLFWCAGCQGTMYPLNGNVAASIGHVQASRLALARFAYKLHRELVAWGTMGRRGLCGSYLMPVMRKQQYRFQATNPNPQTGGRYACAPIGASTTLMSAGQVYPAIGEDMGYLVWRKRNCCAL comes from the coding sequence ATGACGCGCGGGAGAAACTCGGCGCGGCGGTGCCTGTCGCTCTTAATCTCCGCCCTCGCCGTTGTGACGTTCGCCGCCCCTGCGCGCGCCGAAGGCACGCCGGGCAAATGCACCGGCCACTTCGTCAATCCGATCACCGACGTCTGCTGGAGCTGCCTCTTTCCGATGTCGGTCGGCGGGCTCAATATCTGGCCGTCGATCGCGGGCCGTCCCGACACGGATAATCCGGACCTGCCGGTCTGCAATTGTGGTCTTCGCGTCGGTATCGCCATGGGCTTCTGGGAACCGGTGCGGCTGGCGGATGTCAGCATGAAGCCGTGGTGCTTCGTCAATCTTGGCGGACTCAAGCTCGACCCGGGTTTCGACATCGGCTTCAAGACGATCGCGGGACCGAGTGCCGTCGGCGGCAAGGCGCAGAATACGAGTGGCTGGCACGTCCACTGGTATGCCTATCCGTTGCTCTACTGGATGGAGATCGTCGCCGATTTCCTCTGCCTCGAAGCGGGCTCGATCGACATCCTCTACATCACCGAGGTCGATCCGCTGTGGCAGGATTCCGAGCTCACCGCGATCATCAACCCGGAAGCCGTGCTGTTCGCCAACCCGCTGGCGCTCGCGGCCTGTGCCGCCGACTGTATTGCCGCGACCGCCAAGCTGCCGACCGATCCATTGTTCTGGTGTGCCGGTTGCCAGGGCACGATGTACCCGCTCAACGGCAATGTTGCGGCCTCGATCGGGCATGTTCAGGCGTCGCGGCTGGCGCTCGCCCGCTTCGCCTACAAGCTCCACCGTGAGCTCGTCGCCTGGGGCACCATGGGCAGACGAGGCCTGTGCGGCAGTTACCTCATGCCGGTGATGCGCAAGCAGCAATACCGCTTCCAGGCCACCAACCCCAATCCCCAGACCGGCGGGCGCTACGCCTGCGCGCCGATTGGCGCATCGACAACCTTAATGTCAGCCGGCCAGGTCTACCCCGCGATCGGAGAAGATATGGGCTATCTCGTCTGGCGCAAACGTAACTGTTGCGCGCTGTGA
- a CDS encoding conjugal transfer protein TraN produces MNPHAIPLLVGLALFGAGLTGSMASGQSQTEAARTEGKAFAGDIAGKAQSAARTAPTAATLPNFTNSPPQSALFDDPDAIAAQAAAAATTNPGYQTVRSSLDRRPRVAVADIEATIARGRAVADDPTTYVSGMGVSGGEGSCRELPPSTGGAGTYEATCNDGVVLEEKTEVCTIPLVVSVTRTTAYRFWCSAYNARFNRVDDCSLFEAASCRVTGTHAGRCLVRGARGGCIEPGEPVDELLCDAEVAGATLLNTEGTSSIAERRDESACAGPAADGGCTLEAETCTSSDPVTRTIDGIAVTKPCWAWGRRYQCHHAVPAENCDALEANTSCRFVREECLTDDLPCPTRERIYACAVPYGPAAQKQYVCDGDIYCINGECETIDRQPNAEFKDAAVALHAAAQAGGEFDPATLTLFKGERDTCHSKVFGLLNCCAGKAFPLIPYSSLLVSLGCSREEVLLHQRDAQGLCHYVGSYCSDSVLGVCVTKKKAYCCFESKLSRILQEQGRPQIGKAWGTPKKESCQGFTIDEFARLDLSRMDFSEVYAEFQDAAKLPEDLATIDTLKRKIDDYYAISGGGR; encoded by the coding sequence ATGAACCCGCATGCCATTCCGCTGCTTGTCGGGCTTGCGCTATTCGGCGCCGGGCTGACCGGCTCGATGGCGTCGGGTCAGAGCCAGACCGAGGCTGCCCGGACTGAGGGCAAGGCGTTCGCGGGCGACATCGCTGGCAAGGCGCAGAGCGCCGCAAGGACCGCGCCGACGGCGGCAACGCTGCCGAATTTCACCAATTCGCCGCCGCAATCGGCGCTGTTCGACGATCCCGACGCGATCGCGGCACAGGCGGCGGCGGCGGCGACCACCAACCCGGGCTATCAAACCGTGCGCTCGTCGCTCGATCGGCGGCCTCGCGTGGCTGTCGCGGACATTGAGGCGACGATCGCGCGGGGTCGCGCCGTCGCGGATGATCCGACGACCTATGTCAGCGGCATGGGGGTCAGCGGCGGCGAGGGCAGCTGCCGCGAGCTTCCACCATCGACCGGTGGCGCTGGCACCTATGAGGCGACCTGCAACGACGGCGTCGTGCTCGAGGAAAAAACGGAAGTTTGCACGATCCCGCTGGTTGTCTCGGTCACGCGAACCACCGCCTATCGCTTTTGGTGCAGTGCCTACAATGCGCGGTTCAATCGCGTCGACGACTGCAGCCTGTTCGAGGCGGCAAGCTGCCGCGTCACCGGCACCCACGCCGGACGCTGCCTGGTCCGCGGTGCTCGCGGCGGCTGCATCGAGCCCGGCGAACCGGTCGACGAGCTGCTGTGCGATGCCGAGGTCGCGGGCGCGACGTTGCTCAACACCGAAGGCACGAGTTCGATCGCCGAGCGACGCGACGAAAGCGCCTGCGCCGGGCCGGCGGCGGACGGCGGCTGCACGCTGGAGGCGGAGACCTGCACGTCGAGCGACCCAGTAACCCGCACGATCGACGGCATTGCGGTCACCAAGCCATGTTGGGCGTGGGGGCGTCGCTATCAGTGCCATCACGCCGTCCCCGCAGAGAATTGCGATGCGCTCGAGGCGAACACATCGTGCCGTTTCGTCCGCGAGGAATGTCTGACCGACGACCTACCGTGCCCGACGCGCGAGCGGATCTACGCTTGCGCGGTGCCGTACGGCCCCGCGGCGCAGAAGCAATATGTCTGCGATGGCGACATCTACTGCATCAACGGCGAGTGCGAGACGATCGATCGCCAGCCGAACGCGGAGTTCAAGGATGCGGCCGTCGCACTGCATGCCGCGGCGCAGGCAGGCGGGGAGTTCGATCCCGCCACCCTGACCCTGTTCAAGGGCGAGCGCGACACCTGCCACTCCAAGGTGTTCGGCCTGCTCAACTGCTGCGCCGGCAAGGCCTTCCCGCTGATCCCTTATTCGAGCCTGCTGGTCTCGCTCGGTTGCTCACGGGAGGAGGTGTTGCTCCACCAGCGCGATGCCCAGGGGCTGTGCCATTATGTCGGCAGCTATTGCTCGGACAGCGTGCTCGGCGTCTGCGTTACCAAGAAGAAGGCCTATTGCTGCTTCGAGTCCAAGCTTAGCCGCATCCTCCAGGAGCAAGGCCGGCCGCAGATCGGCAAGGCGTGGGGCACGCCCAAGAAGGAGAGCTGCCAGGGCTTTACCATCGACGAATTCGCCCGGCTCGATCTCAGCCGGATGGATTTCTCGGAGGTCTATGCCGAGTTCCAGGATGCGGCGAAGCTGCCCGAGGACCTCGCCACCATCGACACGCTTAAGCGCAAGATCGACGACTATTACGCGATCAGCGGAGGTGGTCGGTGA
- the traC gene encoding type IV secretion system protein TraC has product MSLSLRTLMGTVMTGLFGDGEESEGDRPVLGLDMLSSFLPYRVYEPSTRLYLNARSTGFVLNVAPLVGADEKVGDLLGQFFSEGLPAGACVQIVHWASPRISRNIAPWFAPRYARGGVYERIARARAQCLYDLVWTSGSAGAPFHARHHQLLVSVGVPAASATSKEELIAVRESLLGVLRSLDVPAVDVTPVELIAFLDDLTSPTTASGDDAVDYNPLDPIADQALRRDIELVVEESRMLLRTERFRATGARQGDAPEIGEIYPDRFDVRHFGVRNMPTRWTPWETARLIGDLITDKLRFPCPAATILCLVYPDQEAASARAGMKFLRTTSLSEGKSARYVPKLREQAAEWREVQAQMQEGRRLVRAFYGVTCFSPEGDGDRNERMVKSLYKSAGWDLADERFLQIQGLLAAMPLTLADGLGADLERCRRMRTMLSTTAANIAPVQGEYLGGAIPHLLFLGRRGQPFFWSPFENGAGNHNVAIFGKSGSGKSVLLQEMCASLCGAGAKVVVIDDGRSFMNSCRLQGGRFIEFTLASGFCLNLFSMIDRERVAEDEDYRLDCMAMLKAIVGQMARFIDRLTDTERGLIDQAVNRVWEEQGRAGSIDAVAAALEATGNADAANLAIAMGPFRSGGTYGGFFNGEATLALEADFTVFEMSDLATREELRSVVLTAIMFMTSQAMTRSPRSVKKLLLIDEAWAMLKGGSMSDFVETYARTARKYGGALCTATQSLNDFYKSDGATAALENSDWMLILQQKPETVADLRKSARLDMDDRTEGLIRSLKRSGSEYSEVFIRGPEMQAIGRLVLDRYSATVFSSSPDTYAAIERRMAAGASIAEAIDAVAAGAADPSEAHHV; this is encoded by the coding sequence TGTCGCTGCGCACTCTGATGGGCACCGTCATGACCGGCCTGTTCGGCGATGGCGAGGAGAGCGAGGGCGATCGTCCCGTGCTCGGGCTCGACATGCTGTCGAGCTTCCTGCCGTACCGTGTCTATGAGCCATCGACCCGGCTCTACCTGAATGCGCGCTCGACCGGCTTCGTGCTCAATGTCGCGCCACTGGTCGGCGCTGACGAGAAGGTCGGCGACCTGCTCGGGCAATTCTTCTCGGAAGGGTTGCCAGCAGGCGCCTGCGTCCAGATCGTCCACTGGGCAAGCCCGCGCATCAGCCGCAACATCGCGCCGTGGTTTGCACCACGCTATGCGCGCGGCGGCGTCTATGAGCGGATCGCGCGCGCCCGGGCGCAATGCCTCTACGATCTCGTCTGGACGAGCGGCTCAGCCGGTGCGCCGTTCCATGCGCGGCATCACCAGTTGCTCGTCTCGGTCGGCGTACCCGCGGCGAGCGCCACCTCGAAGGAGGAGCTGATCGCGGTGCGCGAGAGTCTGCTCGGCGTGTTGCGCTCGCTCGACGTGCCGGCGGTCGATGTCACGCCGGTCGAACTGATCGCCTTCCTCGACGACCTGACCTCGCCGACCACCGCCAGCGGCGACGATGCCGTCGATTATAATCCGCTCGATCCGATCGCGGATCAGGCGCTCCGTCGGGACATCGAGCTGGTCGTCGAAGAAAGCCGGATGCTGCTCCGGACCGAACGCTTCCGGGCGACTGGCGCGAGGCAAGGCGACGCACCCGAGATCGGCGAAATCTATCCCGACCGTTTCGACGTGCGTCATTTCGGCGTGCGCAACATGCCGACGCGCTGGACGCCGTGGGAAACGGCGCGGCTGATCGGCGACCTGATCACCGATAAGCTACGATTTCCGTGCCCTGCCGCGACGATCCTGTGCCTGGTCTATCCCGACCAGGAGGCCGCCTCGGCCCGCGCGGGGATGAAGTTCCTGAGGACCACATCGCTCAGCGAAGGCAAATCGGCGCGCTATGTTCCGAAGTTGCGTGAGCAGGCCGCTGAGTGGCGGGAGGTTCAGGCGCAAATGCAGGAAGGGCGCCGGCTGGTACGTGCTTTCTACGGCGTCACCTGCTTCTCACCTGAAGGCGACGGCGACCGCAACGAGCGGATGGTCAAGTCGCTCTACAAGTCGGCCGGCTGGGATCTCGCCGACGAGCGCTTCCTTCAGATCCAGGGCTTGCTCGCGGCGATGCCGCTGACGCTGGCGGACGGCCTCGGTGCCGATCTCGAGCGCTGCCGGCGGATGCGGACGATGCTGTCGACGACTGCGGCGAACATCGCGCCGGTGCAGGGCGAATATCTCGGCGGCGCGATCCCGCATCTGCTGTTCCTCGGCAGGCGGGGCCAACCCTTCTTCTGGTCGCCGTTCGAGAATGGTGCCGGCAATCATAATGTCGCGATCTTCGGCAAGTCCGGGTCGGGCAAGTCCGTGCTGCTGCAGGAGATGTGCGCGAGCCTGTGCGGCGCCGGCGCCAAGGTCGTCGTCATCGACGACGGCCGGTCCTTCATGAACAGCTGCCGGCTGCAGGGCGGGCGCTTCATCGAGTTCACGCTGGCGAGCGGCTTCTGTCTCAACCTCTTCTCGATGATCGACCGCGAGCGGGTCGCCGAAGACGAAGACTACCGGCTCGACTGCATGGCGATGCTGAAGGCGATCGTCGGGCAGATGGCGCGGTTCATCGACCGGCTGACCGACACCGAGCGCGGCCTGATCGACCAGGCGGTCAATCGCGTATGGGAAGAGCAGGGCCGCGCCGGCTCGATCGATGCGGTCGCCGCCGCGCTCGAAGCAACGGGCAATGCCGACGCCGCCAATCTCGCGATCGCGATGGGGCCATTTCGCAGCGGCGGCACCTATGGCGGCTTCTTCAACGGTGAGGCGACGCTGGCGCTGGAGGCGGACTTCACCGTCTTCGAAATGTCCGACCTCGCCACCCGCGAGGAACTGCGCTCGGTCGTGCTGACCGCGATCATGTTCATGACCAGTCAGGCGATGACGCGGTCACCCCGCTCGGTGAAGAAGCTGCTGCTGATCGACGAGGCCTGGGCGATGCTCAAGGGCGGCTCGATGTCCGACTTCGTCGAGACGTACGCGCGCACCGCGCGCAAATATGGCGGCGCGCTGTGCACAGCGACCCAGTCGTTGAACGACTTCTACAAGTCGGACGGCGCGACTGCGGCGCTGGAGAATTCGGACTGGATGCTGATCCTTCAGCAGAAGCCCGAGACGGTCGCGGATCTGCGCAAATCGGCCCGGCTCGATATGGACGATCGCACGGAGGGTCTGATCCGCTCACTGAAGCGGTCGGGCTCGGAATATTCCGAGGTCTTCATCAGGGGCCCCGAAATGCAGGCCATCGGCCGGCTCGTGCTCGACCGCTATTCGGCCACCGTCTTCTCTTCCTCGCCTGACACCTATGCCGCGATCGAGCGGCGGATGGCGGCCGGCGCCAGCATCGCCGAGGCGATCGACGCGGTCGCGGCGGGTGCAGCCGATCCCAGCGAGGCGCACCATGTATAA
- the traW gene encoding type-F conjugative transfer system protein TraW has translation MTRRIPLRIVAMACTCVALPASAKDYGRPGAVFPVIEADLLSVIQQRLTAMKASGEIDRANRQLAERTAAKVRRPAAVSGIVTAKQERRWTFDPTITVGQDLRDGRGRVIVAAGMRVNPLDTVPLRQKLVFLDGDDAAQVAWAMRNTTALDAKLILVNGSPFALMKAAQRRFYFDQQGTLTRRLEIRAVPALVEQQGRALLVRELVVSKAKGDRG, from the coding sequence GTGACCCGGCGCATTCCCCTCAGGATCGTCGCGATGGCATGCACCTGCGTCGCACTGCCTGCGTCCGCAAAGGATTATGGTCGGCCGGGTGCGGTCTTCCCGGTGATTGAAGCCGATTTGCTGTCGGTAATCCAGCAGCGCCTGACCGCGATGAAAGCCTCAGGCGAGATCGACCGCGCCAATCGCCAGCTGGCCGAGCGCACCGCCGCCAAGGTCCGCCGGCCCGCCGCGGTTTCCGGCATCGTCACCGCCAAGCAGGAGCGGCGCTGGACGTTCGACCCGACGATCACGGTGGGCCAGGATTTGCGCGATGGGCGGGGGCGGGTGATCGTCGCGGCCGGCATGCGCGTCAATCCGCTCGACACCGTACCGCTGCGCCAGAAGCTCGTCTTCCTTGACGGCGATGACGCCGCGCAAGTGGCCTGGGCGATGCGCAACACCACCGCGCTCGACGCCAAGTTGATCCTGGTCAACGGCTCTCCCTTCGCGCTGATGAAGGCCGCGCAACGCCGGTTCTATTTCGACCAGCAGGGTACGCTCACGCGCCGTCTCGAAATTCGCGCCGTGCCCGCGCTCGTCGAACAGCAGGGCCGCGCGCTGCTCGTCCGCGAGCTGGTCGTCTCGAAAGCCAAAGGAGATCGCGGATGA
- the trbC gene encoding type-F conjugative transfer system pilin assembly protein TrbC — MRRDLTLIAAGAALAGVLLGLASGGGAQTVDGLDLAKVRARAKLAPTDAEAFATSIAGRGQSLKQEAAEVAANARAAVSGYARTAKPTSDPAAAFDFDAMVAASATQMAPEDAPRLVAFASLSMPAGSLKAVIADVSKAGGVVVFRGLPGNSARTFTAALAKVLPAGEVRAAVGIDPRLFRAFAVDAVPAYVVTATDFDLCDGFDCHTALPPHDRIDGNVTLAHALDTFASGNGPAARVAAIYRARLGGDGL, encoded by the coding sequence ATGCGGCGCGATCTCACCCTCATCGCAGCCGGCGCTGCTCTCGCAGGCGTTCTGCTTGGGCTCGCGTCGGGCGGCGGCGCGCAGACGGTAGACGGCCTCGATCTGGCTAAAGTCAGGGCGCGCGCTAAGCTCGCGCCGACCGATGCCGAGGCGTTCGCGACGTCGATCGCGGGCCGGGGCCAATCGTTGAAGCAGGAGGCGGCCGAGGTGGCCGCGAACGCCCGGGCCGCCGTCAGCGGCTACGCCCGCACGGCCAAGCCAACAAGCGATCCGGCGGCGGCCTTCGATTTCGATGCGATGGTCGCCGCATCGGCCACGCAGATGGCGCCCGAGGATGCGCCGCGGCTCGTTGCCTTCGCCAGCCTCTCGATGCCGGCCGGGTCGCTGAAGGCGGTGATCGCCGATGTCAGCAAGGCGGGAGGCGTGGTCGTGTTTCGTGGCCTCCCCGGCAACTCGGCGCGGACCTTCACCGCGGCGCTGGCCAAGGTGCTACCGGCAGGCGAAGTCAGAGCCGCGGTCGGCATCGACCCGCGGCTGTTCCGCGCTTTCGCAGTCGACGCGGTGCCAGCCTATGTCGTCACCGCGACCGACTTCGATCTGTGCGACGGCTTCGACTGCCACACCGCGCTGCCGCCGCACGATCGGATCGACGGCAACGTCACCCTCGCGCACGCGCTCGATACCTTCGCGTCGGGTAATGGTCCGGCGGCACGCGTCGCGGCGATCTACCGCGCACGGCTCGGCGGAGACGGGCTATGA
- a CDS encoding S26 family signal peptidase — MRADQQDRFWSPPRRRRWSLLACLAVSVPAYASVASWSDGHIFLINQSSSLPNWAFLVDRHRVPARGDHVFFDPPPSALLERHFGRDPQPFGKIVYGVAGDHIARRGRLFLINGTPVALAKPNTMRGEPLQAGPTGTIPRGCYFVATPNKDSFDSRYAVIGWICRPRVIGVGESIL; from the coding sequence ATGCGCGCTGACCAGCAGGATCGCTTCTGGTCGCCCCCACGTCGGCGGCGCTGGTCGCTGCTCGCCTGCCTTGCTGTCAGCGTCCCGGCTTATGCGAGCGTCGCCAGCTGGAGCGATGGCCATATCTTCCTGATCAACCAGAGCAGCAGCCTGCCGAACTGGGCGTTCCTGGTCGATCGTCACCGGGTGCCAGCGCGCGGCGACCATGTCTTCTTCGATCCGCCGCCGAGCGCGCTGCTCGAGCGGCATTTCGGTCGCGATCCGCAGCCATTCGGCAAGATCGTCTATGGAGTCGCCGGCGATCACATTGCGCGCCGTGGACGCCTGTTCCTGATCAACGGCACGCCCGTCGCCCTCGCCAAGCCGAACACGATGCGTGGCGAGCCGCTTCAGGCCGGCCCCACTGGGACCATCCCGCGCGGCTGCTATTTCGTCGCCACGCCGAACAAAGACAGCTTCGACAGCCGCTATGCGGTGATCGGCTGGATCTGCCGGCCGCGGGTGATCGGCGTCGGGGAGTCGATCCTGTGA
- a CDS encoding TrbI F-type domain-containing protein — MADVTTRTIAGWSVTRVATALLLAIALIWTAWATRTLVALEQRQIVSVSLSRLVEDFVAAEARNGGTPEEAAKRTGTYLAAINTAVADLGRDGTTVLVSEATLGRSVEDRTADVRTRVARALEASRDAR, encoded by the coding sequence GTGGCTGACGTGACCACTCGCACCATCGCCGGCTGGTCGGTCACGCGCGTCGCGACGGCGCTTCTTCTGGCCATCGCTCTGATCTGGACGGCATGGGCGACACGCACGCTGGTCGCGCTGGAGCAGCGCCAGATCGTGTCGGTCAGCCTCTCGAGGCTCGTCGAGGATTTCGTTGCCGCGGAAGCGCGCAACGGCGGAACGCCCGAGGAGGCGGCCAAGCGGACCGGCACCTACCTCGCGGCGATCAACACGGCCGTCGCCGATCTTGGCCGTGATGGCACAACCGTGTTGGTCTCGGAAGCGACGCTCGGCCGCTCGGTCGAGGATCGCACTGCGGACGTGAGGACGCGCGTCGCGCGGGCGCTGGAGGCGAGCCGTGATGCGCGCTGA